CGGCCATGGCTTGACCGTTTTCCGAACGATTTAAGGCCAGGTCCTGGCACAAAGGGAAAAGTAAGGGAAGGATATGGGGGCATCCCCCCATCGTGAGGGGCAAACAAACGCCGTCTGGCTGTCACTTAATCGAAGCCATTAGCGTTATTAGTGGGGCTGCTACCAGCcgatgcactgagaaaatatATACGATGCTCGATGAATATTTGATTAAATAGCATTATAAGTTATATAATTTAACAATAATTGTTAAATTCTTTGCAGTCAGGTGTAATTGTGTCTGGATCTCTATTACACTTCTTTAGTAGATAcaaaacagaaattaaaaataaattgtaagctataagaataaatattttattaactttaaaacatatattttaagaACAAATTATGTTTTGATTTCCTTGATCATTTGTatgatttatgttttatatgCATCTATTATTCCCACGCCTGACTGGCGGCCAAGTAGAGGGCAAAGAGTGTCTGGACATTATGGATGTAGTCCGCCTGCGACTCCAAAGGTCCTTCCACTCCGAATCTCTCGCAAAGAACTCCCACGTATTCCGCTACAGAAATGTTCTGCTGCAGACAGGATCTGTAGGCCTGATCAAGGGCATTAATGGTTTGTTCATCGCCAAAGGATCTCGGCCAATCCTCCAGGAGGGCATCTATGTCCTTTCTGGGCTGGACATCGTACATTGACTGAGTCATATGCACTTGTTCCACCTCAGTGATCCACTTCTCTATATCCTTGCCCGATCGGGCGGTGGGAACCAGTGATGCGGAGGAGGCGTGACGCGGATTTCGCCCCATGCTGCCACTCAGTACCGACCGAAGTTTCATATTCAGCAGACTGGGCTCACTTTGAGCGCCAGAGGGCTCATCGAGCAACCATAAGCCCAATTTCTCCAAGTGATCGTTCAGATCCTTCTGGCGTTGGGGCTGCAAAAGAGGCGGAGCCTGGACTTTCAGAAGGGCATCCACATCACCCACAGCGGGCACAAACTCGGGGATGAAAGGTTGCAGGTGAAACGGAGTATCGATCGTTTGCGGGGTGTATTTGACGATGTAGGGAAAGAGTTCCTTGAGTTCTCCGGGCACGGACAGATCCTCCCATTTGTCGGCACTCATAATAAAGGATTGATCATCCTGCCGCTTAGATCTTCCTGCTCCACTAGCACTTCCCCTCATGGGAAGCGTTAGCTTTTGATGTGGTAGCTTGGCTCCGCCTCTTGCTCCTCCGGATCCCATTCTGCCACCCATTGCGGCCTCCTCGCTGCCCGAGCTCAGGGTGTCATCCGGTACTTGCTTGGAACTTCGGTTGCTTCCCGGCCGCTTTTGCATGTTCGGCCCGGGCACCAGACCCGTCATTCCCACGCCCATGGTCATGCCCTGGGGCAGCTGCATCTCGCTGTCATCGTCATCCTCGCTGTCCTCCGCCTCGTCATCGTGATCAATGATGTCCTGCAGCAGACCATCGTCATCAGTAGAGTTGTTTTGGAACTGTTGCATGGAAGGAATATGCatatatgaaattattatattcATTGAACAAGAATTGTACGCATTTAAATTGCTCCTTAatacttattttcatttcgtcACCGTGGAAATTCTTTACCACTCACCATTCGACGGTGCCTGCCTGCGGCTGCTCTTCGTACAGCTCCTTCTCCGCCCACTGCTCCTGGTCCACCACCGCCAGCACCACCTCTGCCACCGCCTGTTCCTCCATTTCGGGGCTCCATTTGAACACTGCTCAGGTGCTTGGAGTCGGGTCCGCCGATTGTGATCTCCTCGTCGTAGAAGTTCATGGCCAAGGACCAGCTGCGAGGACccggattcagattcagattcaaatAGCTCTCCAGCTGCGAGTCCTCTCGAGCTATTCAGTTTCCTTTCACCGTTTTCCTGCCCACTTCCTGGCTTTCCGCGAAATTCGCACAACACTTGTCCCGCAATTTTCCGCTCCTTTTGCAGGTGCTGGGTCCTCGTCCTTGTTTCCTATCTCCAGAGCAGAGTTTTCTTCCTTTTCAGCGTTTTCCGCGtcgttttttctgttttcactTGCTTACCTGCTGGAAACTTGTCAATTGCTTTGGCCAATGCCGGTGTCGATGTCGATGTGGTCGTCCTGACAACGCAACCCACTAcgctgcactgcgagaaatattttcgtgTGTTTAAACTGGAAGTACGTATATGTGCATTCATTTTTAAGAATTTGCATTATTCGAAACTGTTGTATATGACAGACAatacaattataatttttgtacacacgttttctctctgtgcatcAAGTGGTTGTTATTGTCATATCCTTTTTGGCCTGCGTAAACATTTACAGCTGAAACAGTTGCCCTTTGTTATGGGCCAGGGTTTTAATTACATTCAATTTTTGAACCGATTTACCATCGGCGTTCGTCCTGCGtccatttaaataatttgtagcTACTGTTTAAAGAGAATTTTATGGCGCCGATTTATTAATGAACATGCGAAATTTGGGACACTTTCAAAGTGCCCATAAAAGGCTTAACCAAATAGATTTACATTTACACAAGGCGCCGTCTTTCCGGAACTTATTTCCAAATTTCAATGCTTATAGTTTTAAGAGGTGATAACGATGTTCAAAACAACATATGTGGGTTTTTTTTGATAATGGTCTAATATCTAAAAACACCTTTTTCTTAGCGAACATCCCTTTCTTTGGACCATACGATACAAATATGTTTTTGCCCGAAAAATACCGaagttaaattaattaatggaAAACAATCCGAAAGagaataaaaaactatttttaaagtttttattcaATTGAAACCCTCAAGCTTTAGAACGCACGGctgaaataaatatgaaagtATTAAACTTTATAagaatgtaaaaaaaattaatgaaatatgaagtttttttaaaattgtttttggttttaccGTTGTTGTTAAGACTATTTAATTTGTacaatgtaaatatttagtaatcaatgcattttttagatttattattattatgcgagtcgtttgtattatttatttatttttattttatattaatgatGTCAGTACCCAAGAGATAATGCTGTTACATATTATTTCTGAAATATATATGCCCCAGCTTCCTACGATTAATGGGTACAGCGAGAGAGCGTTAACATTTTCTGACTCTGTTAACGTGCTGTTATCTGGAACTAACAGCGACGGCAGCGGGAgttcgccacttgttttgccAGCCATTCATCGGCATTCGGCTTTTGAATCTTCTGGCGTGCGGACGTAAAGTAACTGCGACTGTTTCGTCTTTGGTGCGCGTATACTGGTGCCGTTTTATCACGTTGTATCTTAATAATAAGCgataacagcagcagcattggcCACTAATTAAATGCTGAAGTGACTGTGTGTCAATTGAATCTGTACGACTTTTGATTGAATTAAATTGCGAATTACAAAACACAAAAGCAAACGGCAATTAACGGTTATAAAGCCGGACCAGtgcggcaataaaaacaatttgatCGGGTGCCAAAAGATATTTTTGCACACACTCCTTTTTTGGGATAATTAAAAGGACAGTGCTTGCCCGTGTGTGTCCTTCCGCTGGActggagtgtgtgtgtgtgtagtggTTGTGAAGGAATTTCTCATTAAACCGACGCTAAAAGGATTACGAACCCGTTCATCTTCATCAGACCCGCGTATCGAGTAACGGTAAGTTGCGGGGGATTCCaccacatatgtacatttatatTATCACACAGACGAATTTAATACAGGCCTAATCATTAAAAACGAAGGAGGAAGTGGAAGGGAAAGATAATCGAACCTGTTAAGTTGTTGAGTTACTAAGTAAATTTCTTTCTTCAAATATTTCCTAATTAAAACTCAAAATGTATATAGGGaatctcttttttttcactgTGCACATCATTAATTCCTCATCCGTTTTACGCGTTGGCTTTCACGCGACCCTCGCAAGAGTTAAAAAGGGTTGACCATGTTTTGGCCGGGGTCAATATGCTTCTGTTGAGGTTAAACCGTTCTAGGGGAATACAAATCCCACCCCGCCCTTACCGCCTTCACCACCCACATACCGCCCCGCCC
The sequence above is a segment of the Drosophila melanogaster chromosome 2L genome. Coding sequences within it:
- the IFT46 gene encoding intraflagellar transport 46, whose protein sequence is MNFYDEEITIGGPDSKHLSSVQMEPRNGGTGGGRGGAGGGGPGAVGGEGAVRRAAAGRHRRMFQNNSTDDDGLLQDIIDHDDEAEDSEDDDDSEMQLPQGMTMGVGMTGLVPGPNMQKRPGSNRSSKQVPDDTLSSGSEEAAMGGRMGSGGARGGAKLPHQKLTLPMRGSASGAGRSKRQDDQSFIMSADKWEDLSVPGELKELFPYIVKYTPQTIDTPFHLQPFIPEFVPAVGDVDALLKVQAPPLLQPQRQKDLNDHLEKLGLWLLDEPSGAQSEPSLLNMKLRSVLSGSMGRNPRHASSASLVPTARSGKDIEKWITEVEQVHMTQSMYDVQPRKDIDALLEDWPRSFGDEQTINALDQAYRSCLQQNISVAEYVGVLCERFGVEGPLESQADYIHNVQTLFALYLAASQAWE